Part of the Citrobacter sp. Marseille-Q6884 genome, CAGTATATTGCGCTGTCCATAGAGAATTAATGCTTATCGCCTTTGCAGGCATTATTTCTTCTTTCTTCTCTTTACGCAATAGCCAAAAAGACACAATTCATTGATTTTAAGGTGTTTTATTTTCATTAAAAAATCATTATCATTGTTATATTATGATACTAATTTGAAACACTTCGCGCTTCTTGCCCCAGAAACTGGCAGGCGTTGTAGGCTTTTGAGCCCTGAGTGCTTTTCGTCCTGACCCACTTTTGAATGAATCATCAAGAGCAGAGACATCATGTCTGAGACTGGTAACGTCAGTTATCTGATTGAAAGAAAAATAATCTTTACTCCAGCCACCCAATGTCTGGTGAGAGTGGATCAACCTGAGCTACAGATAAAACTCAAGCATACGGCATCACTATGTCTTTTATTACTTATTCAAAATCATGGGAAAATTGTCTCGCAGAACGAATTGCTGGAATTTGGCTGGGGTGAAAATCATCGTCAGGCGAGCTTTAACGCCTTCTACCAGAGCATTCTCTCGCTGCGTAAAAGCTTTCTGCAGTTAGAACTGGAACCCACCTTTATTACCACGATACCGCGTAAGGGATTGATTATTCATGAAGAGTTTACAATTGAAGAGATAGAGACTCCGGAGAGCCATCCCGCTGCGACCGAAGTCACATACGCGCCAAACACCGACATTGCTGAATTTTCAGAGGCAACGCCCCGTAAGCCTCTGATAACCAAAATAGAATGGATACTCGTGGCTCTCACGCTTATTGTCTGTGGGTATATACTGTACCCGCGGGCAGCCATTGATGATTATTTTTCAGACTATGTTGCTGCAAACAATACCCCTACTAATTGTCAGTATTACTTTAATAGTGACGCCAGCAATTTTACCCGGCACACCAGTTTTATCGACAAGAACCCCGGATTGTGTCAAAGCAATCAGTATATTTATATAACAACCTATCCTGAATCCAAAAAATTGTCAGTGATCCTTTGTCGTTCTCCAATGAAGGGAAAGCAACAAAATGCCTGTCAGTCCATTTATTACCCTCGGTACGATAGTTAATG contains:
- a CDS encoding transcriptional regulator, which encodes MSETGNVSYLIERKIIFTPATQCLVRVDQPELQIKLKHTASLCLLLLIQNHGKIVSQNELLEFGWGENHRQASFNAFYQSILSLRKSFLQLELEPTFITTIPRKGLIIHEEFTIEEIETPESHPAATEVTYAPNTDIAEFSEATPRKPLITKIEWILVALTLIVCGYILYPRAAIDDYFSDYVAANNTPTNCQYYFNSDASNFTRHTSFIDKNPGLCQSNQYIYITTYPESKKLSVILCRSPMKGKQQNACQSIYYPRYDS